GACACCTGGCGAGGCAAAGCTGTCGATTATTACGTGGAGCCGCAGTACGCCGCTCACGCCAAGGCTATTTTCGGGAAGACGCCCGAAATGATGGAGTTCTTTTCGAAGAAGCTGGGTGTTGATTTCCCTTGGGAAAAATATGCCCAGGTAGTGGTGCGCGATTACGTTTCGGGCGCAATGGAGAACACCACGGCCACGGTGCACGGCGACTTCGTGCAGAAAACCCGTCGGCAGCTTATCGACGGCAACGATGAAGGCGTTATTGCCCACGAACTATTTCACCAGTGGTTCGGCGATTACGTAACCACCGAGTCGTGGTCGAATCTACCGCTGAACGAATCCTTCGCGGATTACTCGGAATACCTCTGGACGGAGTATAAGTACGGCAAAGAAGCGGCCGACCTCCTAGGTCATCGTCAGGCCAACTTGTACCTGGAGGAAGCCCAATCGAAGCGCGAGCCCCTGATTCGCTACCGCTACGCCGACAAAGAAGACATGTTTGACCGCCACTCCTACGAAAAGGGTGGCAGGGTGCTGCACATGTTGCGCAACTACATCGGCGACGAGGCCTTTTTTGCAGCCCTCAACAAATACCTGACTACGAATAAGCTCTCAGCCGTAGAGGTGGCCGAGCTGCGTATGGCGTTTGAAGACGTGACGGGCGAAGACCTGATGTGGTTCTTCGATCAGTGGTTTATGCAACGCGGCCATCCCACCATCAATGTATCGCACACTTATGCCGACGGCAAGGTGACGCTGCAAGTGGTGCAAAAGCAGGATACCACTTATCAGCCGGTGTACCGATTGCCGGTTACCGTAACTACCTGGGTTAACAACCAGCCGACGGACCACCGAATCGTTGTCAGCAAAGCCAGGCAAACCTTTCAGCTGGCCGTAAATCAGCGCCCCAGCCTGGTTCATTTTGATTCTGACAAAGTGCTGCTGGCTGAGCTGACCGAAGAGAAAAGCCAGGAGGAGCTGCTGTATCAATATTACCACGCGCGCAATTTCCTGTCGAAAACCCAAGCCATTGAGGCACTCCGGCCTAAAGTAGGCGACTTAGCTGTGAGCGGAATGATGCGGCATGCCTTGGCTGACCCCTTTTGGGGCGTTCGGGCAACGGCGGCAGAGGCACTGCGGCGCTACCGTGGGCCAGAGGGCGGCGCCATTCGGAAAGAGCTGGAGCGGGTAGCTACCACGGATAAGGACAGCCGGGTACGTGCAACGGGGATAGGAGCGCTGGCCTCCTTCCAGAACGAAGACTTTGGTGCCTTGTACGCTAGGTCGCTAAAAGACAGTTCCTACGCAGTGTTGGGTGCCGCTATTAGCGCACTGGCTAAATCGCCGGCCGCAACTGCTCAGCAATCCATCGAAGCACTGCGGAGCGAGAAAAACCCCGTGATAGTTGCAGCATTATCAAACTACTTCGCTCTGAACGGTACCCTCGATCATTACCAGTGGTACCTAGCACAGATGGATGATGCCGATGCTGCCACGTTGTACCAGATGCTGCAAGACCTAGGCAGCTTCATGCTTCGGATTCCGGCTGTAGAACGCGACAAGGCCGTTCGGAAAATGGAAATAATGGCCCGCACCAACCCTAGGTATGAAGTTCGGTTGGGAGCATATAAAGGGCTGAGCACTCTTGCCGGAAACATGCCCACACTAAAAACTACGCTGGCTGACATACGCAGCAAGGAAAAAGATGAGCGGTTGATCGGTATCTATAACCTGCTGCAATAGCGCACTTTATCCAAAATGGGAGTTGGACATCAAAAAAAATGATTCGCTTTTTTTGACCGACTGCTTGACTTGCATCCGAAAGCATCTAATTTTGCGTCTCCATTCAGCAATCGAGCTGCACACGCCGGTTCTTGAACGGGAGATGGTGTAGGCAAACGGCCAGCACCAAAGCAAAAAAGGGGGGATTCCAGAGCGGCCAAATGGGACGGACTGTAAATCCGTTGTCTTACGACTTCGAAGGTTCGAATCCTTCTCCCCCCACACCCTTTTTTATGCCATTGCCCTTACGCGGGAGTAGCTCAGTTGGTAGAGCGGCAGCCTTCCAAGCTGCAGGTCGCGGGTTCGAACCTCGTCTCCCGCTCATCTGCTTAAACTGAGCAATGACATAAAATACCAGCCGTTGTAGCTCAGGGGTAGAGCACTTCCTTGGTAAGGAAGAGGTCCGGGGTTCAAATCCCCGCAACGGCTCAAGAGTGATACCAACGGGGCAGCGCGCCTGCCGCCGTATGGCCTGCAGCAAGCGACGTGCAGTTTTTCCTAGGGAGAAGTCTGCGTTTCGCTTTCTTGCAGTATACACGCAGCGCGTTTCGCATCCTCTTTTTCCTCAAAATTTCTTCCCAATCTCCTTACAATGGCTAAAGAAAGTTTTGACCGGTCCAAGCCGCACGTAAACATCGGCACGATCGGTCACGTGGACCACGGCAAAACGACCCTGACCGCCGCCATCACTACCGTGTTGGCAAACAAAGGTCTGGCTGCTAAGCGTGACTTCTCCTCGATCGACAACGCTCCTGAGGAAAAAGAGCGCGGTATCACCATCAACACCGCTCACGTAGAGTACGCTACCGCCAACCGTCACTACGCTCACGTTGACTGCCCTGGTCACGCTGACTATGTGAAGAACATGGTAACCGGTGCTGCTCAGATGGACGGCGCTATCCTCGTGGTAGCTGCTACCGACGGCCCGATGCCCCAGACCCGCGAACACATCCTGCTTGCTCGCCAGGTAGGTGTACCGCAGCTGGTTGTGTTCATGAACAAAGTGGACATGGTTGACGACCCCGAGCTGCTCGAACTCGTTGAGATGGAAATCCGCGAGCTGCTGTCGTTCTACGACTTCGACGGTGACAACATCCCGGTTATCCAAGGTTCGGCCCTAGGTGGTCTGAACGGCGATGCCAAGTGGGTAGGCACCATCGAGGCTCTGATGGATGCTGTTGATAACTTCATTCCGATTCCTCCCCGTCTGACCGACCAGCCCTTCCTGATGCCGGTAGAAGACGTGTTCTCGATTACCGGTCGTGGCACTGTAGCTACGGGTCGTATCGAGCGCGGCGTAATCAACTCGGGTGAGCCGGTAGAAATCCTCGGTAT
The sequence above is drawn from the Hymenobacter sp. YIM 151858-1 genome and encodes:
- a CDS encoding M1 family aminopeptidase, with product MKYPALGALVLAIALPFSALGQTSKPGTAKKNAANKPASTETPGQPQSSSQSILIVPNWLPPINPIQPAATLLHDLVDTKLDVRFDWAKQWLLGVATVTVRPHFYPQTQLVLDAKGFEVKSVKLISGGKEKSLNYQYDKKRLAITLDKAYTRTEPYQVRIQYIAKPNELAAGGSAAISSDKGLYFINPLGAEKNKPKQIWTQGETEASSCWFPTIDRPNQRMTQEISMTVEQQFKTLSNGLLIASKKNNDGTRTDTWKQSIPHAPYLAMMAVGDYAVVSDTWRGKAVDYYVEPQYAAHAKAIFGKTPEMMEFFSKKLGVDFPWEKYAQVVVRDYVSGAMENTTATVHGDFVQKTRRQLIDGNDEGVIAHELFHQWFGDYVTTESWSNLPLNESFADYSEYLWTEYKYGKEAADLLGHRQANLYLEEAQSKREPLIRYRYADKEDMFDRHSYEKGGRVLHMLRNYIGDEAFFAALNKYLTTNKLSAVEVAELRMAFEDVTGEDLMWFFDQWFMQRGHPTINVSHTYADGKVTLQVVQKQDTTYQPVYRLPVTVTTWVNNQPTDHRIVVSKARQTFQLAVNQRPSLVHFDSDKVLLAELTEEKSQEELLYQYYHARNFLSKTQAIEALRPKVGDLAVSGMMRHALADPFWGVRATAAEALRRYRGPEGGAIRKELERVATTDKDSRVRATGIGALASFQNEDFGALYARSLKDSSYAVLGAAISALAKSPAATAQQSIEALRSEKNPVIVAALSNYFALNGTLDHYQWYLAQMDDADAATLYQMLQDLGSFMLRIPAVERDKAVRKMEIMARTNPRYEVRLGAYKGLSTLAGNMPTLKTTLADIRSKEKDERLIGIYNLLQ
- the tuf gene encoding elongation factor Tu, giving the protein MAKESFDRSKPHVNIGTIGHVDHGKTTLTAAITTVLANKGLAAKRDFSSIDNAPEEKERGITINTAHVEYATANRHYAHVDCPGHADYVKNMVTGAAQMDGAILVVAATDGPMPQTREHILLARQVGVPQLVVFMNKVDMVDDPELLELVEMEIRELLSFYDFDGDNIPVIQGSALGGLNGDAKWVGTIEALMDAVDNFIPIPPRLTDQPFLMPVEDVFSITGRGTVATGRIERGVINSGEPVEILGMGAENLKSVVTGVEMFRKILDRGEAGDNVGLLLRGIEKEAIRRGMVICKPGSVTPHKKFKAEVYVLSKEEGGRHTPFFNNYRPQFYFRTTDVTGIISLAEGVEMVMPGDNVTITVELINSVAMEKGLRFAIREGGRTVGAGQVTEILD